Below is a genomic region from Waddliaceae bacterium.
ATGCTATCGCCGTCGAGGCCCAGGAAGATAGCATACTGTTGTATAAAACCTTTGGCATATACGTGGGAGATGATGTTTGCTATAGATCCTTTCTCGATAGCTTGCAGATAATTGGTCCGTATCGACGTAGCATTTTCGACTTCTTTAAGCGAAAGGCTCATCTCGTTACGTTTTCTTTTAAAGATATCTCCCATATTGGCAGGGTTTGCGGGCATATCGTCTCCTTTTCGTTGATCATTTTTTTACATATCGAATATATATACCATACTTTCCTGATAAAAAGACAAAATTATTCTCTCTAAACCCGATTAACCCCTATCTTTTCTATAGCATCCATAGTATTCGGGTTTTCTCTTGTCAATCTTCGGTATTTTGGGGTATAACGTATTTTTAAAAAACATGGAGTATATATGTTCGATCTTTCTGTTAAAGCTATTATCGGCGCTCTTGTTGTCGTTGCTATAGGTCTTGTCACGAAGACGCGGTATTATTTTCTTGCGGGATTACTTCCTCTTTTCCCTACTTTTGCTCTTATGGGGCATTATATTGCGGGAAACGCAAACACTCCCGAGCAGTTCCGTGAAATCGTCATCTTTGGCATGCTTGCGATAATCCCCTATTTCATATATCTCGGCACTGTATACTTCTTTCATACTAAGATGACCCTCATCCCCACGCTTTCTGTCGGTGTTATTGCTTGGGCTTTGTCATCGGTAATACTTGTATTTATTTGGAACAGGTATTGAT
It encodes:
- a CDS encoding helix-turn-helix domain-containing protein → MPANPANMGDIFKRKRNEMSLSLKEVENATSIRTNYLQAIEKGSIANIISHVYAKGFIQQYAIFLGLDGDSILREYKDIFGEDKKVSPKPMEFVHDTNDNVKRLPNAVMVGGSILVLIAAWYLAKYLGVL